Proteins encoded within one genomic window of Phototrophicus methaneseepsis:
- a CDS encoding MFS transporter, which produces MPAHHKTETDNTRSIVLLTLSRLTIDMTRRFVYPFVGPIAAQLGVSPAAVQNVLASQAGIGLTSPLFGTLAERYGRKRVMVLCLLAMVVAALIGAFVPQFSVFVLVMLTFGMGKVIFNPTMQAYIGDIIPYNRRGRALGIVELSWAGALFVVAPLAGFILERSTLQLLMLVFAILLGVMTLAMFFLLSSDAEERKQKRVSLNPFIGWGSLLRSPAAIAALIFSLTLVGANELFFINYGLYMEAAFDLPLTALGTVTIVVALAEALGEGMVIILADRIGKRPLTLIGAFGAAIAYVLLPQFNSNLFLTLASLFLMFACVEMAIVASFPLFTEVLPEARTVMMSTIGGAHALGRMAGASLGGMFFASTGNFGTIGLASLIIGMVAFIMMWRFIPEYSHITQ; this is translated from the coding sequence ATGCCTGCCCATCACAAAACAGAAACTGACAATACACGCAGTATTGTCCTGCTCACCCTTTCTCGCCTCACGATTGATATGACGCGCCGTTTTGTATATCCCTTCGTCGGGCCGATTGCAGCACAGCTCGGCGTCAGCCCCGCAGCGGTCCAGAACGTGTTGGCATCACAGGCCGGTATCGGCCTGACAAGCCCCCTATTCGGCACCCTGGCTGAGCGATACGGACGCAAACGCGTTATGGTGCTGTGCCTGCTGGCTATGGTCGTGGCAGCGCTCATTGGGGCCTTCGTACCCCAGTTCAGCGTGTTTGTGCTGGTGATGCTCACCTTTGGCATGGGCAAAGTCATCTTCAACCCCACCATGCAAGCTTACATCGGGGACATCATCCCCTATAACCGCCGTGGACGTGCGCTCGGCATCGTCGAGTTGAGCTGGGCAGGCGCTTTGTTCGTCGTGGCCCCTCTTGCGGGCTTCATCCTAGAGCGCAGCACGTTACAACTGCTGATGCTCGTCTTCGCCATCTTATTGGGCGTGATGACGCTCGCCATGTTCTTTTTGCTATCCTCTGATGCAGAGGAGCGTAAGCAAAAGCGCGTTTCACTCAATCCGTTCATCGGATGGGGATCGCTCCTACGTTCCCCTGCGGCTATTGCTGCATTGATATTTTCGCTCACCCTGGTGGGTGCAAACGAACTGTTCTTCATTAATTATGGGCTTTATATGGAAGCCGCCTTCGATTTACCGCTGACGGCGCTGGGAACAGTGACGATCGTCGTCGCACTGGCGGAAGCACTAGGAGAAGGTATGGTCATTATACTAGCGGATCGCATTGGCAAGCGTCCGCTCACGTTGATTGGTGCCTTCGGGGCAGCAATTGCTTATGTGTTACTGCCCCAGTTCAACAGCAACCTGTTTCTTACACTAGCCAGCCTTTTCCTGATGTTCGCCTGTGTAGAAATGGCGATTGTTGCCTCCTTCCCATTGTTTACAGAAGTCCTCCCAGAGGCGCGTACCGTCATGATGAGCACTATCGGCGGCGCACATGCCCTGGGCCGCATGGCCGGGGCCAGTCTCGGAGGCATGTTCTTCGCCAGTACGGGTAACTTCGGCACCATTGGGCTAGCCTCGCTCATCATTGGTATGGTCGCATTTATCATGATGTGGCGCTTCATTCCAGAATACAGCCACATCACCCAATAA
- the ffh gene encoding signal recognition particle protein, whose product MFESLSQRLQNTFDRLGGGRVVTEQDVKDAMRDVRMALLEADVALPIVKDFVGRVRDRAIGAEVHKTLRPHEQVVKIIHEEMRDTLGEAGRLNFSGSTKPHVIMMVGLQGSGKTTSAAKLAMYLRKEGRQPFLVAADTYRPAAVDQLVTLAKQVNIPYYEEGVSAKPTDIAKRGLEAAKNADASVVIIDTAGRLQIDDQLMTELEEIKRRTNPAEILLVADAMTGQEAVNIATGFNERVGITGLVLTKVDGDARGGAALSMRAVTGVPIKFMGTGEKISLETFEQFHPERIADRILGMGDMMTLIEKAESLYEEEEAMRLQQKMMENKFTLQDFLDQLRKIRRMGPIGKVLGMLPGMSKLQMQGMLDNEEVEARISKVEAILNSMTIQEREKPKILNASRKKRIARGSGVEVRDVNDVIKQYRQMQKMMDQLRKGRFPKIPGLEGIDMDSLGM is encoded by the coding sequence ATGTTTGAAAGTCTGAGTCAACGTCTTCAAAATACGTTCGACCGCCTGGGTGGGGGTCGCGTCGTTACCGAGCAGGATGTCAAGGACGCGATGCGCGATGTGCGCATGGCCTTGCTCGAAGCCGATGTCGCCTTGCCTATCGTCAAGGATTTCGTAGGTCGCGTTCGTGATCGTGCAATTGGTGCAGAAGTCCATAAGACTCTGCGTCCGCATGAACAGGTCGTCAAGATCATTCACGAAGAAATGCGCGATACCCTGGGCGAAGCGGGTCGTTTGAACTTCTCTGGCAGTACCAAGCCACATGTCATCATGATGGTTGGCCTACAGGGTTCCGGTAAGACGACTTCAGCCGCCAAACTCGCCATGTACCTGCGTAAAGAAGGCCGACAGCCCTTCCTCGTTGCTGCGGATACTTACCGTCCCGCCGCAGTTGATCAGCTGGTTACCCTCGCTAAGCAGGTCAACATCCCATACTACGAAGAAGGCGTGTCAGCCAAACCGACCGATATTGCAAAGCGTGGCCTGGAAGCCGCTAAAAATGCAGATGCCAGCGTGGTCATTATCGACACCGCAGGCCGTTTGCAGATCGACGATCAGCTCATGACAGAGCTTGAGGAGATTAAGCGGCGCACCAACCCGGCAGAAATCCTGCTGGTGGCGGATGCTATGACAGGCCAGGAAGCCGTTAATATCGCTACGGGCTTCAATGAGCGGGTGGGTATTACGGGCCTCGTCCTCACGAAGGTCGATGGTGATGCCCGCGGTGGTGCTGCGCTCTCCATGCGCGCTGTTACCGGGGTGCCTATTAAGTTCATGGGTACCGGTGAAAAGATCAGCCTGGAGACATTCGAACAGTTCCACCCAGAACGTATCGCCGATCGCATCCTCGGCATGGGCGATATGATGACGCTGATTGAAAAAGCGGAATCGCTCTACGAAGAAGAAGAAGCGATGCGCTTGCAGCAGAAGATGATGGAAAACAAATTCACGCTGCAAGACTTCCTCGATCAACTTCGTAAAATCCGCCGTATGGGGCCAATTGGCAAAGTCCTTGGGATGCTCCCTGGCATGAGCAAATTGCAAATGCAAGGGATGCTCGATAATGAAGAAGTCGAAGCACGCATCAGCAAGGTAGAAGCAATCCTGAACTCAATGACAATTCAGGAACGCGAGAAGCCAAAAATCCTCAACGCCAGCCGCAAAAAACGCATTGCGCGTGGTAGCGGTGTGGAAGTCCGTGATGTGAATGACGTCATCAAGCAGTATCGACAAATGCAGAAGATGATGGACCAACTGCGTAAAGGACGCTTTCCGAAAATCCCAGGACTGGAAGGCATCGACATGGACAGCCTGGGCATGTAG
- a CDS encoding KH domain-containing protein produces MEEELIRYIAENLVNDPSAVKVNRREAGRTTILELNVAQDDMGRVIGKSGRVANAMRTLLRASADNQRGGRIVLEIE; encoded by the coding sequence ATGGAAGAAGAACTCATCCGCTATATTGCGGAAAATCTTGTGAATGATCCTTCAGCTGTGAAAGTCAACCGCCGCGAAGCGGGCCGGACGACAATCCTTGAGCTGAACGTTGCCCAGGATGATATGGGCCGCGTTATTGGTAAAAGTGGCCGTGTTGCGAATGCGATGCGTACCCTTTTGCGCGCCTCCGCTGATAATCAGCGTGGTGGCCGGATCGTTTTAGAGATTGAATAA
- the rimM gene encoding ribosome maturation factor RimM (Essential for efficient processing of 16S rRNA), which yields MPKRQNPKYLLLGKIERPHGIRGELRISLLTAYPERLKELEHVYLGADPNRPNATRYTIDTVRFHKGAALIKFEEAPTRNEAELLRGQMVMIDLAHAVPLEEDEVYLYQLIGLKVQTEDGAELGVLRDVLETGANDVYILDSPQYGELLIPAHEETLIDVDLEAETVTMRLPEGLLPD from the coding sequence ATGCCTAAACGCCAGAACCCTAAATATCTCCTACTTGGTAAAATCGAACGCCCACACGGTATACGGGGTGAGCTTCGCATCAGTTTGCTTACCGCTTACCCGGAGCGGCTAAAAGAACTGGAACACGTCTATCTCGGCGCGGACCCCAACCGCCCCAACGCAACCCGCTATACCATTGATACAGTTCGCTTTCATAAAGGCGCTGCGCTGATCAAATTCGAGGAAGCACCTACCCGCAACGAAGCCGAGCTGCTGCGCGGGCAAATGGTGATGATCGATTTAGCCCATGCCGTCCCCTTAGAAGAAGACGAAGTCTATCTTTACCAGCTTATTGGTCTAAAGGTACAGACTGAAGATGGAGCTGAACTGGGCGTGTTACGGGATGTGCTGGAAACGGGCGCAAATGATGTTTACATCCTCGACAGCCCCCAATATGGCGAACTCCTCATCCCTGCGCATGAAGAAACGCTCATTGATGTCGACCTTGAGGCAGAAACCGTCACGATGCGCTTGCCCGAGGGCTTGCTGCCAGATTAG
- the rpsP gene encoding 30S ribosomal protein S16, producing MVRIRLARVGLKKQPTYRIVVTDKRNQRDGKPMEIIGHYNPRTRPDTDVVDEARALYWLSVGAQASEAVESIFKRTGTLDRFARLKSKEATLEELVAEWESEERELPDPRTNYPAPAAGESKQKAREAARVAAEEAALTEAE from the coding sequence ATGGTACGTATTCGTCTGGCTCGTGTGGGCCTCAAAAAGCAGCCCACCTACCGTATCGTTGTCACCGACAAACGCAACCAGCGCGACGGCAAACCGATGGAAATCATTGGTCACTACAATCCGCGCACTCGCCCGGATACCGATGTCGTCGACGAAGCACGCGCCCTCTACTGGCTGAGCGTTGGCGCACAGGCCAGTGAAGCGGTAGAGAGCATCTTCAAGCGGACTGGCACACTGGATCGCTTTGCTCGCCTCAAGAGCAAAGAAGCCACCCTGGAAGAACTCGTCGCTGAATGGGAATCCGAAGAACGCGAACTGCCGGATCCGCGCACGAACTACCCGGCCCCGGCTGCTGGTGAATCCAAGCAGAAAGCACGTGAAGCCGCTCGCGTCGCAGCCGAAGAAGCTGCCCTGACCGAAGCTGAATAA